The genomic window GGGGACGTACACCCGACTCGGCGAGTGGGTGCCGGCTCAGATGAGCGAGACCGGCGCCACGGTCACCTACGATGTCACCAAGTTCATCAAGGGTGACGGACCAGTCGTCGTCGAGTGGGAGTACACGCGCGGCGCTCATGGAGTGGACATCGTCAAGACCGAACTGCTGTGTGACGGCAAGCCTGTGGCCGAGGACACCCACAAGGGCTGGAGCGGCGGAGGCACTCGCGACAATACCTATACGCTGCAGCTCAAGGGGTTCAAGCCGGGGAGCAAGTATGAGGTGGCCGGTCTGCTGAAGTCGAACGGGGGAACGGACTCTCGCGGGACCGTCTGGATGGTCGCGCACTAACCCCGAAGCACAAACCACAACGCAAGGGCGTGGGGTAGCCAACCACGCCCTTGCGCTTTCCTCCGAAGTACCCCTACGCCAAAGCGTGCTCGATGGTGGCGCGGACGGCGACCTCATTGAGCCGCATCTGGACGAAGGGCGGCGTGGTCGGGCTGTTGTTCTGGATCTCGCTCGTAAGCATGGGCACTCGCGAGCTGAAGTCGCGCCAGGCTCTCACGAGGTAGTCGCGCTGCTCACCGGTGTAATTCAGTGGCTCCACCTTCTCGATGGGCCGAGCCCCTTCGAGGTTCTGCCACGCCGCCACGACCGCCTCTCCCCACGCTCCTTCCGCCTGCTGGATCTGTGGCGGCTGCTCGTCGTAGGCACAGGGCATGATGACCATGCAGTTGCGGTCGCTGTTGACGAACTCCGTCTGGTGGAGCGAGAGCATCCAGTCCCAGGGGTACCGGTCCCATAGCTTGTACAGCCACCGGAACAGCGAGCTGCGATGATGGCGGTTCGGCTCCACGTACTCATGCTCCGAGACCTGCTCGTAGACAATCCCGTAGCGGGTCGGCAGCTTCTCCTCTTTGGTGTCGTCCCACAGATCCACGCGCTTCCACATCAGCCCGGTGTCGGGGTCGACCCCGCGCATCCAGGCCCAGAACTCGTCATTGGTGTACTTGCTGCCATCCCAGCACTCGACGGGAGCACTGGCCGTTCCCTGCGGATTGGCGTCGATGAGGAAGGTGATCAGACAGTCATGCAGCACGCGGTCGTTGTCGAACTCCGTCGGGCGACCGTCGAGGCTCTCGCCGGTGAGGAGCATGTTGATCACGTTCACCTGCCCGGCGATCGGCGCAGGCTCGTGGGCATGAGGCTTGTCGATGAGGATGCGCTTCTTGCGTTCGGAAGACGCACATTTGTCGGTTACGCTCAGCGCCCACACGGGGCGACCGGCGTACTGAGGGAAGCTCTCCGCGGTGAAGGCATGGGGGAAGTTCTCGCTCCACTCCGCTACCTGGGCGTCAACCTTGTCAGGACGTGAGATCCAACCGGGTATCACAAGATCACCTATCGTGGTATGTTATGTAGGCGCAAGGTGTCCAGTCAGGGATCGGGGAAGGATTCCCGGCACGCGCGAAGAAACCTCCTCCCCTCGCTGGTCCACAGGGTCGCTAATCCTAACAGGTGATGATGCAATGTCCCTACGCTCTCAGCGTACGGCAGTGATGCTCGCGGTGACGTGTCTTATCCTCTCCTCTCTCGCGTGGGCGGGCGAGGTCAAGCCGCCGGTGAACGCCGGAGAGGCCTGGCGTGTCTACGACGCCTCAGGCAAGGAAGTGAGCCGTCTCGTTCTGGGCGGCATGGATGCCAAGACCGGGCAGCTTAGCTACACCACCGTCGACCTTGCGACGGGCACGCCTGCTCCGGCCGCCCATGCCCTGCCGTGGGAAATGCGCGACGTGATCAAGGCTGAGGTCGCCAAGGGTGACCATGCGGATCGCGGCGTGTTCCTCGACCGAGCACAGATGAACTTCCAGACCCTCGAAACCGTGAAGGCCTCCGACCTTGGCGCCGCACCGGCAGCACAGGCCGGCGCACCTGGTGGCAAGCCCGGTGCACCTGCGCCTGGTGGTAAGGGTGGACCTGGTGCCCCGGCGGCAGAAGGCCCTGGTGCCGGCGCACCTCCGGGAGCGCCTGCGGCTGGTGGCGAAGGCGGACCTGCTGGACCTGCAGCGGAAGGCCCGGGCGCTGGTGCGCCTCCCGGTGGACCCTCTGCAGGCGGCAAGGGTGGTCCCGGAGCACCCGGTGGCGAAGCCGCCCCTGGTGCTGAAGGCGGCGAGGCCTCTGAAGAGGGCGGCGCAGGTGGCGGCAAGGGCCTGCCTCTGCCCCTCCTTGGTGGCGCAGTCGCTGCAGTTGTCGTGATCGTCGTCATCGTCCTCGCGCTGAAGAAGAAGAAGGCAGGCTAGCCCCACAAGGCTTGCCGGAAAGCTACGTACACCCTCAGGGCCGGGAAGGGCACTCCCTTCGCGGCCCTGATTGCCTTGCCTCCTCGGCCACAGCGACCCAGTGTCGCCCCCTCTTCCCCACAACCTCCCTTGCGAACCGACAGGGCGCGTGTACAATAGGGCCCGTGATCCTCACAAGACGGGAGCCGATGAGCTGTGAAGCTTGACCTATCCGTGTATCTGGTTACTGAGCGGTCACTGCTCGCCGGGCGCAAGCTCGTCGATGTCGTGGCCGCCGCAATCGCCGGCGGCGCGACGGTTGTGCAGTTGCGGGAGAAGAAGGCTGAGGGCCGCGAGTTCTTTGAGCTGGCGGAGGCGCTGCTGCAGATCACGCGACCGGCCGGCGTCCCGCTCCTCATCAATGACCGCGTCGATGTGATGCTGGCCGCCGATGCCGACGGCGTTCACGTTGGCCAGGAGGACCTTCCAGCCGACCGCGTCCGCCGGATGATCGGCCCCGACAAGATTCTCGGCGTCACCGTTGCCGACGCTGCCGAACTGGATGAGGCGGTGAAGGACGGTGCAGACTACGTCGGCACGAATGCCGTCTTCGCAACGCCCACCAAGACCAACACAGGGACCCCGCAGGGCCTTACGGGACTGCGGGAGATGTGCCGGGTGTCGCCCGTGCCCGTAGTCGGCATCGGGGGCATCGACCTGGGGAAGGCTGCCGACGTGATGGCGGCCGGAGCAGCCGGCTGTGCCGTGGTTCGTGCCATCATGGCAGCGCCGGACCCAGAGGCGGCTGCCCGAGAACTCGCCAGAGCTTGCCGGAAGCCTTAGCGCTCACCGGCCTCCCCTTCGCAAAGGAAGACCAGCCATGAAGCCTGAAGACCTCAGCCCCCGAATCGGCGCCGACCTCGCCAAGATCCGCGAGACGAAGCCGCTGATTCACCAGATCACCAACTACGTCGTCATGAACGACACCGCCAATGTCACCCTCCAGCTCGGGGCTCTGCCGGTCATGGCCCATGCGCAGGAGGAGGTCGCCGAGATGGTGCGTTGCGCCGGGGCGCTGGTGCTGAACCCCGGCACGCTGGAGCCCTCCTGGGTGACCGCCATGATCCTCGCCGGGCAGGAGGCCAAGCGTTGCGGCGTCCCAGTGGTCCTCGATCCCGTCGGCGCGGGTGCAACGACCTATCGGACCCAGAGCAACCTGCGTCTGATAGCGGAGGTTCAGCCCACCATCGTCCGGGGCAATGCCGGGGAGATCGGCGCGCTGATTGGCGCCGGCGGAGAAGTGCGCGGTGTCGAAAGCGTGGGTGAGGTCGGAGACGTGCCGGCCATCGCAAAGCAGGCTGCTCAGGCCTGGGGAGCGACCGTAGCCATCACCGGCGCTCGGGATCACATCACCGACGGCACGCGGTCCCTGGCTGTCGACAATGGGAACGCCTGGCTGACCACGCTGACCGGAACGGGGTGCACCTCGACGACCGTGGTTGCCGCCTTCGCTGCCGTGGAGTCTGACCCGGTCATCGCCGCCGCGGGTGCTTTGGCCTGCCTGGGATACGCCGCGGAACTGGCCGAGAAGGACACTCACGGGCCAGGCTCCTTCCGGGTCGCGCTCCATGACGCGCTGTACAACCTCACACCGGAAGCCCTCTCCGCCGGGGCACGCGTCACAGTGCTCTGAGAGCCCCGTCGCCCTACCCTCAGACACACGAAAGCCCGAGGCGCCCTGTTCGGCCTCGGGCTTTGCTCACTTTGGCGGGGGCGTGTGGGAATCGGACCCACCCGGGACATCTCTCAATGCCCCACGACGGGTTTGAAGCCCGCGAGCACCACCAGGCACCATCCGCCCCCGTAAGGTCGCTTCCGGCCGCCTGAATCACGACCGGCAGCAAGTAAGAGATTCGCCGGGCTACCCGGCAGTTCCTTCCCCGAGGAAGGTGAGCCGTCCGGCCGCTTCGGCTTCCACCTCGCCCACATGCACCACCTGGACTCCTCGCGAGGCCATTGTCTCCAGCGCCGGTTCGAGGGCATCCTCCGGCAGGGCGATCAGCAGCCCGCCCGAGGTCTGCGGGTCGCACACCAGCTCGATCTGCGCCTCAGACCCAGCGCCGAAGTCGGCATCTTGCCCGTAGTACTCGCGATTGCTCGCCCCGCCACCGGTGACGGTCCCTTCGGCCGCATGACGGAGAGCACCGGGCAGCAAGGGCAAGCGGTCCCACCAGAACCTCAGCCCCACACCACTCGCCTGGGCCAGGACCTGCGCATGACCAATCAGGCCGAAGCCGGTGATGTCCGTGGCTGCGTGGGCGCCGAACTCGACCATCGTCTCAGAGGCAGCCTTGTTGAGGGCCGTCATCGACGCGGTAAGCGCCGCCAGTTCCTCCTCGCTGATCTTGTCGCCCAGCATCGCCGTGACAAGCACCCCGGTCCCCAGCGGCTTGGTCAGCACGAGCTGGTCACCCGGCTGCGCACCGGCATTGGAGACCAGCTTGTGCGGGTCGACAAGCCCCAGTACCGCCATCCCGTAGTAGGGCTCCGGGTTGCTCATCGTGTGGCCGCCGGCGACCGTGACTCCTGCCCCCGCAGCCTTCGACATACCACCGTGCAGGATCTGCGTGAGGATCTCCGGCGGCAGTCCGACCTGCGGGAACCCGCACACGTTGATCGCCAGGATGGGACGGGCACCCATGGCCCAGACGTCGCTGAGGCAGTTGGCCGCCACGATCTCGCCGAAGACGTGCGGGTCATCATGGATCGGCGTCAAAGCGTCTACGGTGAACACGACCGCCTGATCGGGAGCAAGAGCATACACCGCCGCATCATCGCCGGTTTCGTTGCCGATGATGAGGTTGGGGTCCACGAAGGTGGGAAGTCCTCGCAGAACCTGCGAGAGGGCTGCCGCCCCGAGTTTAGCCGCTCACCCAGCGCAGGAACTGGTCTGGGTGAGGCGGATGCGCTCTCGATCAGACATTGGGCTCGACTCCCTCAGTGGTAGCGACGTCGACGGTACCCCCTTCTCTCCTTACGGTCAGAAACCTCTTTGCCCTTGGTACCCCCGTGAGCTTCCGATCCCGAAACACGCCGGAAACGCCACCGAAAGGCCGGGGAAACACCAGAGTGCGAAAGTGACTGCAGCTCAGTCGAGCACGTGATCTTGCGGCTGGCAGAAAGGACGTGTTCATCGATGGCACCACGCACTACAGCCAGACGAGCTCTGCTCCTGGCGGTTACGACGGTTGTCCTCCTTGGCGCAGTCATGCAGTTCGCCTACGCGGGAGACCCGACAGGCGACAAGACGGGAACCGCCGCCGATGTGGTGGCGGCAACGGCGGGAGAGCCGACCATGAACGAGATGGCCGCCGAGCTCGGTCACACGAAGATCGCTGTCAACTACGTGTGGCTGCTGATGGCGGGCTTTCTGGTCATGTTCATGCAGGCTGGTTTTGCGATGCTCGAGGTAGGCTTTGTCCGCGCCAAGAACGCGGTGCACACGATGATGATGAACCTCGTCATCTATGGCCTCGGAGTCATCGGCTTCTTCTTCGTAGGCTTCCCCCTGATGTTCGGCGGTGCGGGCCCCTTTGCCTCACTCGCCGGTGGGGCGGGCCTGAGTCATGAGATCACCGTGAACCTGTTCGGCAAGCCTTTCGGCCTCTTCGGCTGGTCGGGTGCGGCCTTGGCCGGAAACAACTACGACGTCGCCGTCTTCGCAATGTTCCTGTTCCAGGTCGTATTCATGGACGCGATGGCGACCATCCCCACAGGCGCCATGGCCGAGCGCTGGCGGTTCTCGAACTTCTGTCTCTACGGCCTCGTCGTATCGGCGATCAG from Armatimonadia bacterium includes these protein-coding regions:
- the thiE gene encoding thiamine phosphate synthase yields the protein MKLDLSVYLVTERSLLAGRKLVDVVAAAIAGGATVVQLREKKAEGREFFELAEALLQITRPAGVPLLINDRVDVMLAADADGVHVGQEDLPADRVRRMIGPDKILGVTVADAAELDEAVKDGADYVGTNAVFATPTKTNTGTPQGLTGLREMCRVSPVPVVGIGGIDLGKAADVMAAGAAGCAVVRAIMAAPDPEAAARELARACRKP
- the thiM gene encoding hydroxyethylthiazole kinase; amino-acid sequence: MKPEDLSPRIGADLAKIRETKPLIHQITNYVVMNDTANVTLQLGALPVMAHAQEEVAEMVRCAGALVLNPGTLEPSWVTAMILAGQEAKRCGVPVVLDPVGAGATTYRTQSNLRLIAEVQPTIVRGNAGEIGALIGAGGEVRGVESVGEVGDVPAIAKQAAQAWGATVAITGARDHITDGTRSLAVDNGNAWLTTLTGTGCTSTTVVAAFAAVESDPVIAAAGALACLGYAAELAEKDTHGPGSFRVALHDALYNLTPEALSAGARVTVL